The following proteins come from a genomic window of Anopheles ziemanni chromosome 3, idAnoZiCoDA_A2_x.2, whole genome shotgun sequence:
- the LOC131288533 gene encoding synaptic vesicular amine transporter-like — MLPLNGSNRRQSRAVVAFVVYISLFLDNMLLTVIVPILPDYLVQFHTNVPASVIYKNFSLHYVPKLIGAGSDAVVVQPTPFPSPDGRPSAIEEENGSIGILLGVKALVQLVANPIVGSGTARFGYCLPIVFGTVQLLLASLIFGFGTSYGSLFVARAIHGLGSACIGVCGMSLVAQLYSEPDRRSRIMGTVLGAMAVGVLVGYPFGGVVYELAGKAAPFHVLAALCAGNLILQYLQLDCGSHRFHAGLPRVDATSTTTVATDERRPTWWPLLSNRLVLVVVGGIWISTSAMAILEPCLPLWMIAQLHPKKWQLGTVFIPDSIGYWLGTNCFGSVAYRFGQIRVSILALLLVGTACILIPSASTVTGLLLPHFGLGLGIGVVDAALVPLLATLVDQLRESQPVHELEMASPEEPDGRHGYGAVYAIQQIAVSVAYSLAPIVGGELVPIVGFPAVLRALGALNLLYVPLLACATLRNCFGKPTSGAQTNLPLANTEPGSYKRFYNTVE, encoded by the exons ATGTTACCACTAAATGGATCAAATCGGCGCCAAAGCCGTGCCGTGGTGGCTTTTGTTGTGTACATTTCGCTGTTTTTGGATAATATGCTTCTGACTGTGATTG TTCCCATCCTGCCGGATTACCTCGTCCAGTTCCACACCAACGTCCCGGCCAGCGTCATCTACAAGAACTTCAGCCTTCATTACGTCCCGAAGCTGATCGGAGCCGGCAGTGACGCTGTCGTCGTTCAGCCAAcccctttcccctcccccgaTGGCCGTCCGTCAGCGATCGAGGAGGAAAACGGTTCCATCGGCATCCTGCTCGGAGTGAAGGCCCTAGTGCAGCTGGTGGCCAACCCAATCGTTGGAAGTGGCACGGCCCGTTTCGGCTACTGTCTGCCGATCGTGTTCGGCACcgtgcagctgctgctggcgtcGCTGATATTCGGTTTCGGCACGTCGTACGGCTCGCTGTTTGTGGCCCGCGCCATCCACGGTCTCGGCTCGGCTTGCATCGGCGTGTGCGGCATGAGTTTGGTGGCGCAGCTGTACTCGGAACCGGATCGTCGGTCGCGCATCATGGGCACGGTGTTGGGTGCGATGGCCGTCGGCGTGCTGGTCGGTTACCCGTTCGGGGGAGTTGTGTACGAGTTGGCCGGGAAGGCGGCTCCCTTTCACGTGCTGGCCGCCCTCTGTGCCGGCAATCTGATCCTGCAGTATCTGCAGCTCGACTGTGGGTCGCACCGGTTCCACGCTGGATTGCCCCGGGTGGACGCGACTTCAACGACGACGGTAGCGACGGATGAACGCCGTCCAACCTGGTGGCCGTTGCTCAGCAATCGGTTGGTGCTTGTCGTCGTCGGAGGCATTTGGATCTCCACCTCCGCCATGGCCATCCTCGAGCCGTGCCTTCCGCTCTGGATGATCGCCCAACTGCATCCGAAAAAGTGGCAACTTGGAACCGTCTTCATACCGGACTCGATCGGCTACTGGCTTGGCACGAACTGCTTCGGCTCGGTCGCGTACCGCTTCGGGCAGATCCGCGTGTCCATCCTGGCCCTGCTGCTCGTCGGCACCGCCTGCATCCTCATCCCTTCCGCAAGCACAGTCACCGGGCTGCTGCTTCCTCACTTCGGGCTCGGTCTAGGGATCGGAGTGGTGGACGCGGCCCTCGTGCCCCTGCTTGCCACCTTGGTCGATCAGCTGCGCGAAAGCCAACCTGTGCACGAGCTCGAAATGGCAAGTCCGGAAGAGCCGGACGGAAGGCACGGTTACGGTGCGGTCTATGCCATCCAGCAGATAGCGGTCAGCGTGGCCTACTCTCTGGCGCCCATCGTCGGGGGCGAGTTAGTTCCCATCGTCGGGTTTCCCGCCGTCCTACGTGCCCTAGGCGCACTGAACCTCCTCTACGTTCCACTGCTCGCCTGTGCAACGCTCCGGAACTGCTTTGGTAAACCTACGAGCGGTGCACAAACCAATCTCCCACTCGCCAACACCGAACCCGGGTCGTACAAACGGTTCTACAACACTGTCGAGTAA
- the LOC131289595 gene encoding uncharacterized protein LOC131289595, which produces MSPRDCNASLFLIYEKLIAALLSDYISLTTIIGDERADNAIIQAKMCSYNAEHIRASYKLYTVDTYYNMVEIDRANPTYGYDFHPYPHWEAFHFEGNESAIVEMALPSIAFRNPIARVVLLVRGIARYDMMRVFRVAWFRHRMLNLLILSRVDDRTLLVCLFNPYLTPPDVLDDRNMFCCRLSHVDDVATCGDAMTRFIKQRVKNLHLYPLKIAITDVELMSKAVHFPNGSISRYKYLDGEIVEIMRERMNFTIDYIQLNYQESVGFISANGTPGGTLDMLERNTIDLAANSRSIMRQPMRNLQYVHFLCPIRLVFVVPFNYFSNRYKVVFFHTFSLQMYLVNFALTLTLPLLLMGLARRHPTAILYSKEAFRTLAVLFASSVALPRNYRARLVLMGLMFYSIVAYSSWQGVTIIRLNQDDEQLRNIRSLEELAETDLHLKAIISFGNAIRTKVWNGSDVRGRLAARIKVEEEPSGKSLIPQVSDSRNVSVPIIQYFTEVVKSLYFDPARKQSKVHIIPQPLLEFLTAMAAPKNSPLFPTFRRLTMDCLENGIVNHQLSQIRTKGMLLQIAQIRNKTMRMEPPARTVNLFNMRNVFYVYMGMNGVAIVVFLGELILYRYQVRKRRALMRMRRRKRAQQQSIRWLYNY; this is translated from the exons ATGTCGCCGAGGGATTGCAATGcgagtttgtttttgatcTACGAGAAGTTAATAGCAGCACTTTTGAGCGACTACATTTCGCTGACAACCATCATCGGGGACGAGCGGGCAGATAACGCCATTATACAGGCGAAAATGTGTAGCTACAATGCGGAACATATTCGTGCCTCGTACAAGCTGTACACGGTCGACAC GTACTACAACATGGTCGAAATTGATCGTGCCAATCCGACGTACGGCTACGACTTTCACCCATACCCCCACTGGGAGGCGTTTCATTTCGAGGGAAACGAGTCGGCCATTGTGGAGATGGCGCTGCCATCGATTGCGTTCCGTAATCCCATCGCACGAGTCGTCCTTCTCGTGCGAGGCATCGCCCGGTACGACATGATGCGGGTGTTTCGGGTGGCCTGGTTCCGGCACCGGATGCTCAATCTGCTGATATTGAGTCGCGTGGATGACCGCACGCTGCTGGTGTGTCTGTTCAACCCGTACCTAACACCGCCGGATGTGCTGGACGATCGGAACATGTTCTGCTGCCGGTTGAGCCACGTTGATGATGTCGCGACGTGTGGTGATGCCATGACGCGTTTTATCAAACAGCGAGTGAAAAATCTGCACCTGTATCCGCTCAAGATTGCCATCACCGACGTGGAGCTAATGTCGAAGGCGGTACACTTCCCAAATGGGAGCATCAGTCG GTACAAATATCTCGACGGTGAGATCGTGGAAATCATGCGCGAAAGAATGAACTTCACTATCGATTACATCCAGCTGAACTATCAGGAGTCGGTCGGGTTTATCTCGGCGAACGGAACACCGGGTGGGACGCTGGATATGCTTGAGCGCAACACCATCGACCTGGCGGCCAACTCCCGCTCCATCATGCGCCAGCCGATGCGAAATCTGCAGTACGTGCACTTCCTGTGCCCAATCCGGCTGGTGTTCGTCGTGCCGTTCAACTACTTCAGCAACCGCTACAAGGTGGTGTTCTTTCATACCTTCTCGCTGCAGATGTATCTGGTAAACTTCGCGCTGACCTTGACGCTGCCATTGCTCCTGATGGGCTTAGCACGACGTCATCCGACGGCGATCTTATACTCGAAGGAAGCGTTCCGTACACTAGCCGTCCTGTTCGCGTCGAGTGTCGCTCTGCCACGGAACTACCGGGCACGGTTGGTGTTGATGGGCCTAATGTTCTACAGCATCGTGGCGTACTCGAGCTGGCAGGGCGTAACGATCATCCGACTGAACCAGGACGATGAGCAGCTGCGCAATATCCGCAGTCTGGAGGAGCTGGCCGAGACGGACTTGCATCTGAAGGCGATCATTTCGTTCGGTAACGCGATTCGCACGAAGGTGTGGAACGGAAGCGACGTCCGCGGGCGACTTGCGGCGCGAATCAAGGTGGAGGAGGAACCCTCGGGCAAGAGCCTCATCCCACAAGTTTCTGACTCCCGGAATGTGTCCGTACCGATCATCCAGTACTTCACGGAGGTAGTGAAGTCGCTCTACTTCGATCCGGCTCGCAAACAGAGCAAAGTACACATTATTCCGCAACCACTGCTAGAGTTCCTCACGGCGATGGCGGCCCCCAAGAACTCGCCACTCTTTCCCACCTTTCGCCGGTTGACGATGGACTGCCTGGAGAACGGAATTGTCAACCACCAGCTGTCGCAGATCCGCACCAAGGGCATGCTGCTGCAGATTGCCCAGATTCGCAACAAAACGATGCGAATGGAACCACCCGCCAGGACGGTGAATCTTTTCAACATGCGTAACGTGTTCTACGTCTACATGGGGATGAACGGGGTGGCCATTGTGGTGTTCTTGGGCGAGCTGATACTGTATCGCTATCAGGTGCGAAAGAGAAGAGCACTTATGCGGATGAGGAGACGGAAGCGAGCGCAGCAACAATCCATCCGATGGCTTTACAATTATTAG